Proteins co-encoded in one Candidatus Liberimonas magnetica genomic window:
- a CDS encoding MoxR family ATPase — protein MTTPMDIRQINEKVKQESIFVAQLLSEINKVIVGQNYILERMLIGLLADGHILIEGVPGLAKTLAVKTLSSAIRTKFQRIQFTPDLLPADLIGTLVYNPSNASFSVKKGPIFSNLILADEINRAPAKVQSALLEAMQEYQVTIGDTTHALPEPFMVLATQNPIEQEGTYPLPEAQIDRFMLKLKITYPNKEEEKQILERMTSKTLEKVNPVITPEDIKKVKAIVHDIYVDEKVKNYIVDIVFATRKPEDYKLENLKSLIAYGASPRATICLTLAAKAYAFIKGRGYVTPEDVKEIGLDVLRHRVIPTYEAEAEETTSEDIVKQVFDGVEVP, from the coding sequence ATGACAACACCGATGGATATCCGTCAGATCAATGAAAAAGTCAAACAGGAAAGCATCTTTGTAGCACAGTTACTGAGCGAAATAAACAAGGTCATCGTAGGACAAAATTATATATTAGAAAGGATGCTTATAGGCCTTCTGGCTGACGGGCATATCCTGATAGAAGGCGTCCCGGGCCTTGCAAAAACCCTCGCAGTAAAGACTTTGTCAAGCGCTATACGGACAAAGTTCCAGAGGATCCAGTTCACGCCGGACCTTCTTCCTGCAGATTTGATAGGGACCCTTGTTTACAACCCGTCAAACGCAAGTTTCAGCGTTAAAAAAGGGCCGATATTCTCTAACCTTATACTTGCTGATGAAATAAACCGCGCCCCGGCCAAGGTCCAAAGCGCTCTTCTTGAAGCTATGCAGGAATACCAGGTAACCATAGGCGACACTACGCATGCTCTGCCTGAACCGTTTATGGTCCTTGCAACACAAAACCCTATAGAACAGGAAGGTACCTACCCTTTGCCTGAAGCTCAGATCGACCGTTTTATGTTAAAACTGAAGATAACATATCCGAACAAAGAAGAAGAAAAACAGATACTGGAGCGGATGACGTCCAAAACCTTGGAAAAAGTAAACCCGGTCATAACGCCTGAAGACATAAAAAAGGTAAAGGCTATCGTACACGATATCTACGTGGATGAAAAGGTAAAGAATTATATAGTTGATATCGTATTTGCTACAAGAAAACCCGAAGACTATAAACTTGAGAACCTGAAATCACTTATAGCCTACGGTGCATCGCCCCGCGCTACTATATGCCTGACACTGGCTGCAAAAGCCTATGCTTTCATCAAAGGCAGGGGCTATGTGACTCCCGAAGACGTGAAAGAGATAGGCCTTGATGTCTTAAGGCACAGGGTCATACCGACTTATGAAGCTGAAGCCGAGGAAACGACCAGTGAAGATATAGTTAAACAGGTCTTTGACGGAGTAGAAGTACCTTAA
- a CDS encoding glutamate-5-semialdehyde dehydrogenase, whose translation METKELKQLIIAKSIAAKLASRKLAGFTSDQKNKILLALADAIAKQKDEILFRNEIDVEAAKESGLNDALIDRLALNEKRISEMTRGLKDVAVLPDPVGEIIADWTPPLGIHIQKIKVPLGVIAMIYESRPNVTVDATGLCLKAGNAVILRGGSEAINTNHTLFKIIAQAAGTAGLPEGAIGFIETTDREAIFELVKLDNLIDLVIPRGGEQMIRDIRQQATVPVLSHGKGLCHTYIDKDANLEMAKKIAVNAKCQRPGVCNALETLLMHKDIAKSFLPPLCNTYKEQGVEVRGCQITKSIVPEVIPAKEEDWSTEYLDLVLSIKVVDSAEEAINHINKYGSGHSEAIITENKQTADKFLKEVDAAAVFHNASTRLHDGSVFGLGSEIGISTQKLHARGTMGIKELTTTKYIVHGNGEIRE comes from the coding sequence ATGGAAACCAAAGAATTAAAACAATTGATTATTGCAAAATCTATAGCCGCTAAGCTGGCTTCAAGGAAATTGGCAGGGTTTACAAGCGATCAAAAAAATAAGATACTGCTTGCCCTGGCTGACGCCATAGCTAAGCAAAAAGACGAGATACTTTTCAGGAACGAAATAGATGTCGAAGCTGCAAAAGAGTCAGGGCTTAACGATGCACTTATAGACAGGCTGGCTTTGAACGAAAAAAGAATAAGCGAAATGACAAGAGGCTTAAAAGATGTAGCAGTATTGCCCGATCCTGTAGGCGAGATAATAGCAGACTGGACGCCGCCACTGGGTATCCATATACAAAAAATTAAGGTCCCTCTTGGCGTTATCGCCATGATCTATGAATCAAGGCCAAATGTTACCGTAGATGCCACAGGCCTTTGCCTAAAAGCAGGGAACGCTGTCATCCTGCGCGGCGGTTCAGAAGCTATAAACACCAACCATACACTGTTTAAAATAATAGCCCAGGCAGCAGGTACAGCAGGCCTGCCGGAAGGAGCGATCGGGTTTATAGAAACGACTGACAGGGAAGCTATATTCGAACTTGTGAAGCTCGATAACCTCATAGACCTAGTTATACCGCGCGGCGGAGAACAGATGATAAGAGATATCAGACAGCAGGCTACGGTTCCTGTTCTTTCACATGGAAAAGGCCTTTGCCACACCTACATCGATAAAGATGCAAACCTGGAAATGGCTAAAAAGATAGCGGTCAATGCAAAATGCCAGAGGCCGGGGGTTTGTAATGCCCTGGAAACTCTTTTAATGCATAAAGATATCGCAAAAAGTTTTCTTCCGCCTCTGTGTAATACCTACAAAGAACAGGGAGTAGAAGTCAGGGGCTGCCAGATCACAAAAAGCATAGTACCCGAAGTTATACCCGCAAAAGAAGAAGACTGGTCAACCGAATATTTAGACCTGGTACTGTCTATAAAAGTCGTAGATTCCGCTGAAGAGGCCATTAACCATATCAATAAGTACGGTTCAGGCCATTCGGAAGCGATAATCACAGAAAATAAACAAACCGCCGATAAGTTTTTGAAGGAAGTTGATGCTGCAGCCGTATTTCATAATGCTTCCACGAGGCTCCATGACGGCTCGGTCTTTGGGCTCGGTTCAGAGATAGGCATCTCTACCCAAAAGCTCCATGCAAGAGGCACTATGGGAATTAAAGAGTTAACGACAACAAAATATATAGTTCACGGTAACGGAGAAATAAGAGAATAA
- a CDS encoding PorV/PorQ family protein: MKKALIISSIFLISVIPTFAAGTDAGTSTAVFLRMEQGARALGMGGAYVAMDKDIESVWWNPAALTFTDGMQLHFAYSDYISDLMGSYAAISIPAGKNVNSSIILDVNYISMGNLDARDGAGTVIKTISLNSLVGGIGYSFPATSNISFGAHAKYFQQNLGDYSAASFVADAGLLYKFSRNLNFGVCAQNIGQKIKISDVENQLPMNITAGLAYMVSPKIIFTADEEMPNDADSRFHIGSEYRMSDSFFLRAGYNASDSVGFSAGAGFLTPVVLKTQSEGAWWKEAVNRDWKHNVIRIDYAYISSAGNLEATHRISATFKF; this comes from the coding sequence ATGAAGAAAGCATTGATAATATCAAGTATATTTTTAATATCAGTTATTCCAACTTTTGCTGCAGGTACCGATGCAGGCACATCCACAGCTGTGTTTTTGAGAATGGAACAGGGAGCAAGAGCACTGGGCATGGGCGGCGCTTACGTCGCTATGGATAAAGACATAGAATCTGTCTGGTGGAACCCTGCAGCCCTTACTTTTACGGACGGAATGCAGTTGCATTTTGCCTACTCTGATTATATAAGCGACCTAATGGGTTCCTATGCAGCGATTTCAATACCTGCAGGAAAAAATGTCAACAGTTCCATTATACTCGACGTTAACTATATATCCATGGGGAACCTTGATGCAAGGGATGGAGCAGGAACAGTAATAAAAACTATCAGCTTAAATAGCCTTGTCGGAGGCATTGGATATTCTTTCCCGGCAACTTCAAATATCAGTTTTGGTGCCCATGCGAAATATTTTCAGCAAAACCTTGGAGATTATTCCGCTGCAAGCTTTGTCGCCGATGCCGGTTTGTTGTATAAATTTTCAAGGAACTTGAATTTTGGCGTTTGCGCACAGAATATCGGTCAAAAGATAAAAATCTCAGACGTTGAAAACCAGCTTCCCATGAACATAACTGCAGGTCTGGCCTATATGGTTTCACCCAAAATAATATTTACGGCAGATGAAGAGATGCCTAACGATGCCGATAGCCGTTTTCACATTGGAAGCGAATATAGAATGAGCGATTCCTTCTTTTTAAGAGCAGGCTATAATGCAAGCGATTCTGTCGGCTTTTCTGCCGGAGCAGGGTTCTTGACACCGGTCGTTCTAAAAACGCAAAGTGAGGGGGCCTGGTGGAAAGAAGCGGTAAACCGTGACTGGAAACACAATGTAATAAGAATTGATTACGCCTATATAAGTTCAGCAGGAAATTTAGAAGCAACCCACCGGATATCTGCCACTTTTAAGTTCTAA
- a CDS encoding T9SS type A sorting domain-containing protein, which yields MRKLCFSLFFIITLILVSSSFCIAAPPDPVFQTVKNYSGTLAIFWNVHGSPTLSTDYYIYIATISIGGLSFAQLEGNNSVQKISAPYLGQADMHVFYSNTITNTRYYVSIVAFDSSGGTVSAVMGPKTVTAISGPISITNVTTTVDGINTYQVGYDSQTIRLTFTVAGTGDGFDPTSQPDIFLDIVTAINVKSTLLSGTRIQVPIITGYNLFFSSTTFSCTPTFTWDCFINEHGAGQHKHNGGYFVRAYPSKTAADFLAANYVNVDVTHINIDQGIVYTSVGDVTKELHYGPPFKFNYYLSKNGFVTMKIWDRKQTPITSDDTLVRVVVSSAPRKEGDNISSIDKGASPDDWDKTVQVESWDGRNEKGLIVNNDVYRYTVDAIEFWGQSGSFFNKNITDSHNIEGTIAFDVLRLINVASLGITQDTPLGHIKYTLAGANSQMGGAKIKIIICSPGTTFYMSQTTGSLHYLSSSTYSYVPGDPIPFNKNNIKKVFVFNRSAGDQDETWDGYDEAGMSLPNDNYVFTVSGIDDSGNHAIDNSGNDKVIIGNITIDKTVAQVAGDSTAPTITDVTVDGTSVFSVSPILSQPFTTITVTLEDTGGSSLSLSTTTGSGVTVLGGLSPTSISNAIAGTHGTSGGNVITFTCAPQSTYAYYKIQIVAKDNAGNTTTDNTKYSFSLSVTQAGLQAALQQSIYVYPNPAKGVAAVTFAYNAASVTTATLEVFNILGELVYTEPWPAASGEIKRPWGLINQAGKKLATGLYLYRINIGNSSDKKALNKLVIVQ from the coding sequence ATGCGAAAACTCTGCTTTTCCTTATTTTTCATAATCACACTCATCTTAGTTTCATCTTCATTTTGTATCGCTGCACCACCAGATCCAGTCTTTCAAACCGTAAAAAACTATAGCGGCACTCTTGCCATTTTCTGGAACGTTCACGGCTCTCCGACTTTGTCTACCGACTATTACATCTATATTGCAACGATAAGCATAGGGGGGTTGTCCTTTGCCCAATTAGAAGGAAACAATTCAGTGCAGAAGATATCAGCTCCTTACCTGGGCCAGGCGGATATGCATGTGTTTTATTCCAACACCATCACAAATACAAGGTATTATGTCAGTATAGTTGCTTTTGATTCTTCTGGAGGCACGGTTAGCGCCGTAATGGGCCCAAAAACTGTAACAGCTATTTCCGGGCCGATAAGCATTACAAATGTAACTACAACAGTAGACGGGATAAACACCTATCAAGTCGGTTACGATTCCCAAACAATAAGACTTACATTCACTGTTGCCGGAACCGGTGATGGTTTTGACCCCACATCACAGCCGGATATTTTTCTTGATATTGTGACCGCCATTAATGTTAAAAGCACCTTACTTTCAGGAACTAGAATTCAAGTGCCTATTATAACTGGCTATAACCTTTTTTTTAGTAGCACAACATTCTCATGTACTCCTACTTTTACATGGGATTGCTTCATAAATGAGCATGGTGCTGGACAGCATAAACATAACGGAGGATACTTTGTCAGGGCATATCCATCAAAAACTGCGGCTGATTTCTTGGCTGCAAATTATGTAAATGTAGATGTAACCCATATTAATATAGATCAAGGAATAGTTTACACTTCTGTTGGAGACGTAACCAAGGAATTACATTACGGCCCGCCTTTCAAGTTTAATTATTACCTGAGCAAAAACGGATTTGTAACAATGAAAATATGGGACAGGAAACAGACGCCAATTACCAGCGATGATACATTAGTAAGGGTTGTCGTAAGTTCAGCTCCAAGGAAAGAAGGCGATAATATATCGTCAATAGACAAAGGCGCATCTCCTGATGACTGGGATAAAACAGTCCAGGTAGAGAGTTGGGACGGCAGAAACGAAAAAGGGCTTATCGTTAACAACGATGTTTACAGATACACAGTTGATGCTATAGAGTTTTGGGGGCAATCCGGCAGCTTTTTTAACAAAAATATTACGGACAGCCACAATATTGAAGGAACCATAGCATTTGATGTCCTCAGGCTCATCAATGTAGCATCTCTTGGAATAACCCAGGATACACCTCTTGGCCACATAAAATATACTTTAGCCGGTGCTAACTCACAGATGGGCGGAGCAAAGATAAAAATAATTATATGTTCTCCGGGGACAACATTTTATATGAGCCAGACTACAGGGAGTCTCCACTATCTAAGTTCATCCACCTATAGTTATGTTCCAGGCGACCCCATTCCATTTAATAAAAATAATATCAAAAAAGTATTTGTATTTAACCGCTCAGCAGGCGACCAGGATGAGACATGGGACGGTTATGACGAAGCTGGAATGTCGCTTCCCAATGACAACTATGTATTTACTGTTTCAGGCATAGACGATTCAGGAAACCACGCGATTGATAACTCGGGTAATGATAAGGTAATAATCGGAAATATAACGATAGACAAGACAGTAGCCCAGGTTGCCGGTGATTCAACTGCACCCACTATTACAGATGTAACAGTTGATGGAACTTCGGTATTTTCAGTAAGCCCGATCCTCTCCCAGCCTTTTACAACGATCACAGTTACGCTTGAGGACACCGGCGGGTCAAGCCTCAGTTTAAGTACAACAACAGGTTCAGGAGTAACAGTGCTCGGCGGTTTGAGCCCAACTTCGATCTCTAATGCAATCGCAGGTACTCACGGTACCAGCGGGGGAAACGTAATAACTTTTACCTGTGCGCCACAAAGCACCTATGCTTATTATAAAATACAAATAGTAGCTAAAGATAATGCAGGGAACACTACAACCGATAATACTAAATATTCATTTAGCTTAAGCGTCACACAGGCAGGCCTGCAGGCGGCATTGCAGCAGTCAATATATGTATATCCAAACCCTGCAAAAGGCGTAGCTGCGGTGACATTCGCATACAATGCGGCTTCTGTAACAACTGCAACACTGGAAGTATTCAACATCTTAGGTGAGCTGGTATATACAGAACCTTGGCCCGCAGCCTCCGGCGAAATAAAGCGGCCCTGGGGCTTAATAAACCAGGCAGGTAAAAAACTTGCGACTGGGCTTTATCTTTATAGAATAAATATTGGAAACTCCAGCGACAAGAAAGCACTTAACAAACTGGTCATTGTGCAATAA
- a CDS encoding aconitate hydratase codes for MNMNITQKIISKHLVSGKMVPGVEIGLKIDQTLTQDATGTLAYLQFEAMGIPKVKTKLSVSYIDHNTLQTGFENADDHRFLQSIASKYGIYFSPAGNGICHQLHLERYGVPGQTLIGSDSHTPTAGGLGMLAFGAGGLDVACALAGEPFYVTMPKIVKVTLTEKLKPWVSAKDIILELLRQLSVKGGRGKILEFCGPGIKFLSVEERATITNMGTELGLTTSIFPSDEITKKFLKDQNRIKDFEELSASQDAIYDEQMQVDLSRLEPMIALPHSPDNVKKVKEVENIEVQQVAIGSCTNSSLKDMMLIAKVLKTRKVHPNVSLVLSPGSKQVLVMLAKTGALADIVASNARVLECSCGPCIGMGQSPSSGAVSLRTFNRNFEGRSGTKDAKVYLCSPETAIAAAVFGKITDPDKLGKAIKINLPKKLDINDKLFIPPSKNPQKTEVLRGPNIKPLPQFDKLPDKIRPLVLIKLGDNITTDHILPAGSKILPLRSNLPAIAEYTFHNVDKDFIKRTKENAVFHNGGVIIAGENYGQGSSREHAALAPRFLDIKAVLAKSFARIHLANLINFGILPLTFLDPEDYDKIELRDKLELNDLIHCLKNKSVVKVTVERTNTQIILQYDLTARQRDIILAGGLLNWIKNKRTA; via the coding sequence ATAAATATGAACATTACTCAAAAAATCATTTCAAAGCACCTGGTTTCAGGAAAAATGGTACCTGGCGTAGAGATAGGCCTTAAAATAGACCAAACCTTGACCCAGGACGCCACAGGTACGTTGGCATACCTGCAGTTTGAAGCTATGGGAATACCTAAAGTTAAAACAAAGCTTTCGGTAAGTTATATCGATCATAATACCCTGCAAACAGGCTTTGAAAATGCGGATGACCATAGATTTTTACAGTCAATAGCGTCCAAATACGGCATATATTTCTCTCCTGCGGGAAACGGCATATGCCATCAGCTTCATTTAGAAAGGTACGGAGTCCCAGGACAGACCTTGATAGGTTCTGATTCTCATACACCTACAGCAGGAGGCCTTGGAATGCTTGCCTTCGGTGCAGGGGGGCTTGACGTGGCGTGTGCTCTGGCAGGAGAACCGTTCTATGTAACTATGCCCAAGATAGTTAAGGTAACGCTCACAGAAAAATTAAAACCCTGGGTTAGCGCAAAGGATATAATCTTAGAGCTCTTGAGGCAGTTAAGCGTCAAAGGCGGCCGGGGCAAGATATTGGAATTCTGCGGCCCCGGGATTAAGTTTTTAAGCGTAGAAGAACGCGCCACGATCACTAATATGGGCACTGAGCTCGGGTTGACTACATCTATATTCCCTTCTGACGAAATAACAAAAAAATTCCTGAAAGATCAAAACCGCATAAAGGATTTTGAGGAACTGTCGGCAAGCCAGGATGCTATTTATGACGAACAAATGCAGGTAGACCTGAGCAGACTTGAACCTATGATAGCCCTGCCGCACAGCCCGGACAATGTCAAGAAAGTAAAAGAAGTAGAAAACATCGAAGTACAGCAGGTAGCCATAGGTTCCTGCACAAATTCTTCCTTAAAAGACATGATGCTTATCGCAAAAGTTTTAAAAACCAGAAAAGTGCACCCGAATGTCAGCCTTGTCCTTTCTCCTGGCTCAAAACAGGTCCTCGTGATGCTTGCAAAAACAGGAGCATTAGCCGATATCGTAGCAAGCAATGCCAGAGTCCTTGAATGTTCCTGCGGGCCGTGTATCGGCATGGGGCAATCACCGTCAAGCGGAGCCGTGTCGCTCAGGACCTTTAACCGTAATTTTGAAGGAAGGTCTGGAACAAAAGATGCCAAAGTCTATCTTTGCTCGCCAGAGACAGCTATAGCTGCCGCCGTTTTCGGAAAGATCACAGACCCAGATAAGCTTGGAAAAGCTATCAAGATTAATTTACCGAAAAAACTCGATATTAATGATAAGCTTTTTATTCCCCCTTCAAAAAACCCGCAAAAAACGGAAGTCCTAAGAGGCCCGAACATTAAGCCCCTTCCACAGTTTGATAAATTACCAGATAAGATCCGGCCTTTAGTATTAATAAAGCTCGGAGACAACATAACTACAGACCATATTCTTCCTGCAGGTTCAAAAATTCTGCCTTTACGTTCGAACCTGCCGGCGATAGCCGAATACACTTTCCATAACGTGGACAAGGATTTTATAAAAAGAACCAAAGAAAATGCTGTCTTTCATAACGGCGGCGTAATAATCGCAGGTGAAAACTACGGGCAAGGTTCATCAAGGGAACATGCAGCCCTTGCACCCAGGTTTTTGGATATTAAGGCAGTTCTGGCAAAATCATTTGCCAGGATACATCTCGCCAACCTTATAAACTTCGGGATACTCCCGTTAACGTTCCTTGACCCGGAAGATTATGACAAGATAGAATTAAGGGATAAACTGGAACTTAACGACTTGATCCATTGTCTAAAGAACAAAAGCGTAGTTAAAGTAACCGTGGAAAGGACAAACACACAAATCATACTTCAGTATGACTTGACTGCGCGCCAAAGGGATATAATACTTGCCGGCGGGCTCCTTAACTGGATAAAGAATAAAAGAACGGCATAA